The Solanum pennellii chromosome 11, SPENNV200 genome contains a region encoding:
- the LOC107003922 gene encoding replication factor A protein 1-like: protein MAYSLLSDLDATRDDWLIRVRVCRQWEFINFKRSPEMISLDMILIDEKGTLMHAIIWKNQVNKFRDKLSEGFAVIIRNFKVSALTGDYRPVQSNFKITFLRKIAIQKLQDDIVHIPQNGFQFIQPEVIRSRINNNILLSESVGSKWQKRDIHILTDPDDLTIKARITLWEDHGESFYPYVYPNDFGPYIVIITATTVKEFRGELTFATTAASKIYVNLKMDNITALLHKFSKKSVDIVTIASGNSSNVPNAQAMFENRMTVAELLDSEWSPDIEECVVTLRAQITAIENFFDWYYISCNFCNKKVESSNGVYTCQKCNKQCDLPLIRFKIHINVKDNGGNTTLVLFNGVAEKLLDTSAHKLVNRLSKSESNITPQIQSLCGMELVFRLKLSSFNLKEGLENYTVTKVYVPDEELELQHRINKDKRVKGKEKLEDSTEQTDFNAEGLNTDYSKELSDEEDTFISKQRVYSRKFKKRRNLFIADSEESDDDTIKRTK from the exons ATGGCCTATTCACTTCTTTCTGATTTGGATGCTACTCGCGATGACTGGCTGATTAGAGTCCGAGTCTGTCGGCAGTGggaatttattaatttcaagCGCAGCCCAGAAATGATAAGCCTTGACATGATACTAATTGATGAAAAG GGAACTTTGATGCACGCAATAATATGGAAGAACCAAGTCAATAAGTTTCGTGATAAGTTGAGTGAAGGATTTGCAGTCATTATTAGAAACTTCAAAGTTTCAGCATTAACCGGTGACTACAGACCAGTACAGTCGAactttaaaataacatttttgcGGAAAATTGCCATCCAAAAACTACAGGATGATATTGTCCATATCCCTCAGAATGGTTTTCAGTTTATTCAACCAGAAGTTATTCGCTCAAggatcaacaacaacattctaCTGTCAG AAAGTGTGGGTTCAAAATGGCAGAAGCGCGACATACACATTTTAACCGATCC AGATGATCTGACTATCAAAGCAAGGATAACTTTGTGGGAGGACCATGGCgaatcattttacccctatgtGTATCCCAACGATTTTGGACCCTACATTGTCATTATCACTGCTACAACGGTCAAAGAATTCAGAG GCGAACTAACTTTTGCCACCACCGCTGCAAGTAAAATTTATGTCAATCTTAAAATGGACAACATCACCGCCTTGCTTCATAAATTCTCAAAGAAGTCAGTTGATATTGTAACTATTGCGAGTGGAAACTCAAGTAACGTTCCCAATGCACAAGCTATGTTTGAAAACAGGATGACTGTTGCAGAATTATTAGATTCTGAATGGAGTCCCGACATAGAG GAATGTGTGGTTACACTCCGCGCGCAGATCACTGCAATAGAGAATTTCTTTGATTGGTATTACATTTCATGTAACTTCTGCAACAAGAAAGTTGAATCCTCAAATGGTGTCTACACATGCCAGAAGTGCAACAAACAATGTGACTTACCATTGATTAG GTTTAAAATCCACATTAACGTCAAGGACAATGGTGGGAACACTACTTTGGTCCTGTTTAATGGAGTCGCTGAAAAACTTCTTGATACTTCTGCTCACAAGTTGGTTAATCGTTTGTCCAAAAGCGAGAGTAATATAACGCCCCAGATTCAAAGTCTTTGCGGGATGGAATTGGTCTTCAGACTCAAATTGAGCAGTTTCAATTTGAAAGAAGGGCTGGAAAACTATACAGTCACAAAAGTTTATGTGCCTGATGAAGAATTAGAATTGCAGCACCGCATAAACAAAGACAAAAGGGTTAAG GGTAAAGAGAAATTGGAAGATTCCACTGAACAAACAGACTTCAATGCGGAAGGATTAAACACAGACTACTCTAAAGAACTTTCTGATGAAGAAGACACTTTCATTTCCAAACAAAGAGTTTATTCAAGAAAGTTCAAGAAGCGAAGGAACTTATTTATAGCTGACAGTGAAGAGAGTGATGATGACACCATAAAAAGGACAAAGTAG